The following coding sequences lie in one Paenibacillus durus ATCC 35681 genomic window:
- a CDS encoding formate/nitrite transporter family protein — MAYNKPQQIAEVTVENGIKKAHNPLLTVLILGFLGGAFIALGYLLDIRVIASAPKEWGSIASFIGAAVFPVGLILVLLAGGELLTGNMMAVPLALFSKKITFGETIKNLILITLSNFVGALFVAYFFGHVVGLTADGVYLDKLVELAEHKLDATFLQAFISGIGCNWLVALAVWLSYGADNFSGKIFGIWFPTMAFVAIGFQHVVANMFLIPAAIFEGHFSWGQYLGNFVPVWLGNLAGGALFVAGAYWNAYLRKSPAAVQPLDSVASAGVKKHA, encoded by the coding sequence ATGGCTTATAACAAACCGCAGCAAATAGCCGAAGTGACGGTGGAAAACGGAATCAAGAAGGCTCACAACCCTCTGCTCACCGTGCTTATCCTTGGCTTTTTGGGAGGAGCATTCATCGCTCTAGGGTATTTGCTTGATATTCGCGTCATTGCCAGCGCGCCGAAGGAATGGGGATCTATCGCCAGCTTTATCGGGGCGGCGGTGTTCCCGGTCGGACTCATTCTCGTGCTTCTGGCAGGGGGCGAACTGCTGACCGGCAATATGATGGCTGTGCCGCTCGCATTGTTTTCCAAGAAGATTACGTTCGGAGAGACGATTAAGAATCTGATTCTGATTACGCTGAGCAATTTTGTGGGAGCACTGTTTGTGGCTTATTTCTTCGGCCATGTCGTTGGTCTGACCGCCGACGGCGTCTACCTTGACAAGCTGGTTGAACTGGCGGAACACAAACTGGACGCTACGTTCCTTCAGGCTTTCATCTCGGGTATCGGTTGTAACTGGCTCGTCGCGCTGGCGGTCTGGCTGTCCTACGGCGCCGACAATTTCAGCGGCAAAATTTTCGGTATCTGGTTCCCGACCATGGCTTTCGTCGCCATTGGATTCCAGCACGTTGTCGCCAACATGTTCCTGATTCCGGCGGCCATTTTCGAAGGCCATTTTTCTTGGGGACAGTACCTTGGCAATTTCGTGCCGGTTTGGCTGGGCAACCTGGCAGGCGGAGCCCTCTTTGTAGCTGGCGCCTACTGGAACGCCTACCTGCGCAAATCCCCTGCAGCGGTTCAACCGCTGGACAGCGTAGCGTCTGCAGGTGTGAAGAAACACGCATAA
- a CDS encoding MFS transporter, giving the protein MRFLDNYPREVKVFLIASLINATGSALMWPLVTMYVFDELGRSMKDAGLVILIQSLGGIAGQLLGGSLYHKVGVNKLIVGALALNALALFALPAASANWTAFMIAMGLVGLFNALSMPAIQAFIGFRFAGRRAELFNIVYVANNIGVAVGTALSGFLADISYMLSFVMNGATSALFAVFFFVYLRKAGGVQETVPAESKKAQSRPVSNWKLLGNTRIYLFMALGSLFLLIGNSIWNTGVSPFIISEDLPKKYYGFLWTLNGILIFAAQPLVSLIRRWFAAEAAAQMTASAFFYLSGYAVILTLPSYSGMVLAMLLTTLGEMLISPAMPAFISEHADRGAPFYLGLTGGIGAVGRVLGPFFMGSLYDEGGLAPTAWLACGMAALSAGFFLIHAHGNRRALLAESAGSSKSA; this is encoded by the coding sequence ATGAGGTTTTTGGACAACTATCCTAGAGAAGTCAAGGTATTCTTGATCGCAAGCTTGATTAACGCGACCGGCAGCGCGCTGATGTGGCCGCTTGTTACGATGTATGTATTTGACGAGCTCGGACGGAGCATGAAGGACGCCGGACTCGTTATTCTGATTCAATCGCTTGGCGGCATTGCCGGGCAGCTGCTCGGCGGCTCACTGTATCATAAGGTCGGGGTGAACAAGCTGATTGTCGGCGCGCTGGCCCTAAATGCGCTGGCCCTGTTCGCCCTCCCTGCGGCAAGCGCCAATTGGACGGCGTTCATGATTGCAATGGGCCTCGTCGGTCTGTTCAATGCGCTGTCCATGCCGGCTATTCAGGCATTCATCGGCTTCCGGTTCGCCGGGCGGCGGGCCGAGCTGTTCAATATCGTCTATGTCGCGAACAATATCGGAGTCGCAGTCGGAACGGCGCTGAGCGGATTTCTGGCCGATATTTCCTATATGCTGAGCTTCGTGATGAATGGCGCGACTTCCGCTCTATTTGCCGTCTTTTTCTTTGTTTACCTGAGAAAAGCAGGCGGCGTGCAAGAAACCGTTCCGGCTGAGTCCAAGAAGGCGCAGTCACGGCCAGTATCCAATTGGAAGCTGCTGGGCAACACCCGGATTTATCTGTTCATGGCTCTCGGGTCGCTGTTTCTGCTGATCGGCAACTCCATCTGGAATACGGGCGTGTCGCCGTTCATTATTTCGGAAGATCTGCCGAAGAAATATTACGGCTTCCTGTGGACGCTTAACGGCATCCTGATCTTCGCGGCGCAGCCGCTGGTGAGCCTGATCAGGCGCTGGTTCGCGGCCGAAGCGGCGGCGCAAATGACGGCGAGCGCTTTTTTCTACCTTAGCGGCTATGCCGTCATTCTGACGCTGCCAAGCTACAGCGGCATGGTGCTGGCGATGCTGCTGACCACGCTTGGGGAGATGCTCATTTCTCCGGCCATGCCGGCATTCATCTCGGAGCATGCCGACCGGGGCGCTCCGTTCTATCTTGGGCTGACCGGCGGAATCGGCGCGGTCGGCAGAGTGCTGGGGCCTTTCTTCATGGGCAGCCTGTACGATGAAGGGGGACTGGCCCCTACCGCTTGGCTGGCGTGCGGGATGGCGGCGCTGTCGGCGGGATTTTTCCTGATTCATGCGCATGGCAACCGCCGTGCGCTGCTTGCGGAATCCGCAGGATCGTCGAAGTCGGCTTAA
- a CDS encoding MOSC domain-containing protein, whose amino-acid sequence MKIISLNVGMPVTALYRGKSLETGIYKSPVEGPVHVSAGGLTGDGQADLVNHGGPDKAVCVYPSEHYAYWEEWLGKKLDYAAFGENATTVGLLETEVCIGDIYEIGGALLQVSQPRYPCFKLSQKHGPADMPAQVLKTGFSGFYFRVLREGELASGSGVVKISSGDGGVPVSRVLHMMEAGRGDKQGLEELVRLSSLSSVVRLKFQTWLDAAE is encoded by the coding sequence ATGAAGATCATATCATTGAATGTGGGGATGCCGGTTACGGCCCTTTATCGCGGAAAATCGCTGGAGACGGGCATCTACAAATCGCCTGTGGAGGGGCCTGTGCATGTGTCCGCCGGCGGGCTGACCGGGGATGGACAAGCCGATCTGGTCAATCACGGAGGACCGGACAAAGCCGTCTGCGTGTATCCGTCGGAGCATTACGCCTACTGGGAAGAGTGGCTGGGCAAGAAGCTGGACTACGCCGCCTTCGGGGAAAATGCGACAACCGTCGGGCTGCTCGAAACGGAGGTGTGCATCGGGGACATCTACGAGATCGGCGGCGCGCTTCTTCAGGTGAGCCAGCCCCGCTACCCCTGCTTTAAGCTCTCGCAAAAGCACGGTCCGGCGGATATGCCCGCGCAGGTGCTGAAGACGGGCTTCAGCGGCTTCTATTTCCGGGTGCTGCGCGAAGGGGAACTGGCATCCGGCTCGGGGGTCGTGAAGATTTCCTCCGGTGACGGCGGCGTGCCGGTGTCGCGCGTGCTGCATATGATGGAAGCCGGGCGCGGGGACAAGCAAGGCCTTGAAGAGCTGGTCAGGCTAAGCAGCCTTTCATCCGTCGTCCGGTTGAAGTTTCAGACGTGGCTGGACGCGGCTGAATAA
- a CDS encoding formate--tetrahydrofolate ligase yields MKLITEVAAETGIHEDHLELYGKYKAKLAPSLWDEIKGRPDGKLVLVTAMNPTPAGEGKTLTTIGLAQAMNKAGVKTVAALREPSLGPCLGMKGGATGSGKAQIIPADEINLHFTGDIHAVTSAHNLLSAMIDNHIFQGNELGLDPQKIVWKRVMDMNDRSLRSIVTGLGDGNGTVRESGFLITTASEIMAVLCLCDNLADLRERLGRMLIGYDREGQPVTAGSLKAVDAMTALLKEAIKPNLVQTLEGTPVIVHGGPFANIAHGCSSVIGTRYALKLGEVVVTEAGFGADLGAEKFMDIKCRQAGLKPSAAVLVVTVKSLKYNGGVPKSELYAGNRAALIAGLANIQRHIKNLRKFGVPVLVALNHFEGDSQAEIQEVLAACRRLNVPVAISKAWAEGGAGGLELATALKKLLSGSDTSAYAPLYKDDLDIPSKIGKIVKEIYHGADVAFSPAAKRSLALIERLGLSHLQVCMAKTPYSFSDQPRLLGAPEGFTVQVRDITLSLGAGFAVVITGSIVTMPGLPAKPAAEGIQIDREGTLIGLL; encoded by the coding sequence ATGAAGTTAATTACGGAAGTTGCGGCAGAGACGGGAATTCATGAAGATCATCTGGAATTGTACGGCAAATATAAGGCCAAGCTGGCTCCATCCCTGTGGGATGAGATCAAGGGCCGTCCGGACGGCAAGCTGGTGCTGGTCACCGCAATGAATCCAACCCCTGCGGGGGAAGGCAAGACGCTGACGACCATTGGCCTGGCGCAGGCCATGAACAAAGCAGGCGTCAAGACAGTGGCTGCGCTGCGGGAACCGTCGCTTGGTCCTTGTCTTGGCATGAAGGGCGGGGCGACAGGCAGCGGAAAAGCGCAGATTATTCCGGCGGATGAGATCAACCTGCATTTTACGGGTGATATCCATGCGGTGACATCCGCCCATAATTTGCTGTCGGCCATGATTGACAATCATATCTTCCAGGGCAATGAGCTCGGGCTGGACCCGCAGAAGATCGTATGGAAACGGGTTATGGATATGAACGACCGCAGTCTGCGCAGCATCGTGACAGGGCTTGGCGACGGCAACGGGACGGTCCGGGAGAGCGGATTTCTGATCACCACCGCCTCCGAAATCATGGCCGTGCTATGCCTATGCGATAATCTGGCCGATTTGCGGGAACGCCTTGGCCGGATGCTGATCGGCTATGACCGCGAAGGGCAGCCGGTGACGGCGGGCAGTCTGAAAGCGGTGGACGCCATGACCGCCCTGCTGAAAGAGGCGATTAAACCGAATCTGGTGCAGACGCTGGAGGGTACGCCGGTCATCGTGCATGGCGGACCGTTTGCCAATATCGCGCATGGCTGCAGCAGTGTGATCGGCACCCGTTACGCGCTGAAGCTGGGCGAAGTTGTCGTGACGGAAGCAGGCTTCGGCGCCGATCTTGGAGCGGAGAAATTCATGGACATCAAATGCCGCCAGGCAGGCCTTAAGCCTTCTGCGGCCGTATTGGTCGTTACGGTGAAATCGCTGAAGTATAACGGCGGTGTCCCTAAAAGTGAGCTGTATGCCGGGAACCGGGCGGCGCTGATTGCCGGACTTGCCAATATACAGCGGCATATTAAGAATCTGCGGAAATTCGGCGTTCCGGTGCTGGTGGCTCTCAATCATTTTGAAGGCGACAGCCAAGCGGAAATTCAGGAAGTGCTGGCGGCCTGCCGCCGTCTAAATGTGCCTGTCGCCATTTCCAAGGCATGGGCCGAGGGCGGCGCCGGGGGGCTGGAATTGGCCACCGCGCTCAAGAAGCTGTTGTCCGGCTCGGATACATCCGCCTATGCGCCGCTGTACAAGGACGATCTGGATATCCCATCTAAGATTGGAAAAATTGTCAAAGAAATATACCACGGCGCCGATGTCGCCTTCAGTCCGGCGGCCAAACGCAGTCTGGCGCTGATCGAAAGGCTGGGCTTAAGCCATTTGCAGGTGTGCATGGCCAAGACGCCGTATTCCTTCTCCGACCAGCCGCGCCTGCTTGGAGCGCCCGAGGGCTTCACGGTTCAGGTTCGCGACATAACGCTCTCGCTGGGGGCGGGATTTGCCGTTGTGATTACCGGCAGCATTGTGACGATGCCGGGACTGCCGGCCAAGCCTGCTGCCGAGGGTATACAGATTGACAGAGAAGGTACACTGATCGGCCTTTTATAA
- a CDS encoding DUF3243 domain-containing protein, with protein MSEHNHVVSKDGGVAIGLVKETLNRIEPGQREEILSNFDAFRTYLSKRIQLARKIGFGEAQLAQAAEKVADYLAAHEEPRNSEEMLLLELWRVGSKEERSKLASMLVKLALSERV; from the coding sequence ATGTCCGAGCATAACCATGTTGTGAGCAAAGACGGTGGCGTGGCAATCGGACTGGTGAAGGAGACACTCAATCGGATCGAACCCGGGCAAAGGGAAGAAATCTTGAGTAATTTCGACGCATTCCGCACTTACTTAAGCAAGCGGATTCAATTGGCTAGAAAAATCGGCTTCGGCGAGGCGCAGTTAGCTCAGGCGGCGGAGAAGGTGGCGGATTACCTGGCGGCTCATGAGGAACCGCGCAACAGTGAGGAGATGCTGCTTCTGGAGCTGTGGAGGGTCGGAAGCAAAGAGGAGCGCAGCAAGCTTGCCTCCATGCTGGTTAAGCTGGCGTTGTCCGAACGGGTCTAA
- a CDS encoding LLM class flavin-dependent oxidoreductase, producing the protein MIKLSMLDQSPVSEGSTPAEALAQTAILAQEAEKLGYSRFWVAEHHFAPGLAGSSPEVLIAHLAAVTSSIRIGSGGILLPHYSAYKVAENFRVLEALYPGRIDLGIGRAAGGGALAVRALQEYGKADPDNFSEQVKDLIAYLHNGADLHHRFAGLQAMPTGSSAPEIWLLGSSKDSALLAAGLGTGFAFARFINAHDGEEAMAAYRSRFCPSPLSLKPKGMVAVFVACAETAEEADRLASSMDLSAVLLDKTHVSAPTPSIEYALSYPYTPYEKHIVQESRRSMLVGSPEEIRNQLHDLCDRFGCEEVMIGSVMHRFSDKLKSYQLIAEACGLTPRMSSF; encoded by the coding sequence ATGATTAAGCTCAGTATGCTTGACCAGTCGCCGGTATCGGAGGGCAGCACGCCGGCCGAGGCGCTTGCGCAGACCGCCATTTTGGCTCAGGAGGCCGAAAAGCTCGGCTATTCCCGCTTCTGGGTGGCCGAGCATCATTTTGCGCCCGGTCTTGCCGGGTCAAGTCCGGAGGTGCTTATTGCGCATTTGGCAGCCGTTACCTCCTCTATCCGGATCGGCTCGGGCGGTATCCTGCTGCCGCACTACAGCGCGTATAAGGTCGCGGAGAATTTTCGCGTGCTGGAGGCTCTATATCCCGGGCGGATTGATCTGGGGATCGGCCGGGCCGCCGGCGGAGGCGCTCTTGCCGTCCGGGCCTTGCAGGAATATGGAAAGGCGGACCCGGACAATTTTTCCGAGCAAGTCAAGGATCTGATAGCCTATCTGCATAACGGGGCGGATCTGCATCACCGCTTCGCGGGGCTGCAAGCGATGCCAACCGGCAGTTCGGCGCCGGAAATTTGGCTGCTCGGTTCAAGCAAGGACAGCGCATTATTGGCCGCAGGGCTTGGAACGGGATTCGCTTTTGCCCGCTTTATTAACGCTCATGATGGGGAAGAGGCGATGGCAGCCTACCGCAGCCGTTTTTGCCCATCGCCGTTGTCGCTTAAGCCCAAAGGAATGGTCGCCGTGTTCGTGGCCTGCGCGGAGACAGCGGAAGAGGCCGACCGGCTGGCCTCCAGTATGGACCTCTCGGCGGTTCTGCTGGACAAGACGCATGTGTCTGCGCCGACCCCCTCCATCGAGTACGCGCTGTCTTATCCGTACACGCCTTACGAAAAGCATATCGTTCAGGAGAGCCGCAGGTCCATGCTGGTCGGCTCGCCGGAAGAGATCAGAAATCAGCTGCATGACCTCTGCGACCGGTTCGGGTGCGAGGAAGTGATGATCGGAAGTGTCATGCACCGCTTTTCGGACAAGCTGAAATCGTATCAGCTCATTGCGGAAGCCTGCGGGTTAACCCCGCGTATGTCTTCGTTCTGA
- a CDS encoding molybdopterin-dependent oxidoreductase, translated as MEKLENGVFSAVCPLDCPDTCGLLVHKKDGKIVKVEGNPEHPDTRGAICNKVRNMAQRVHHPDRLTTPLRRVGRKGEALFEPIGWDEAIAEITGKFRSLSEEYGPESILPYSFYGNMGVLSVEGMDRRFFNALGASRLEQTICNAAGSAGWKYTMGFNGGTSPEDTVNADLIIVWGGNIVSTNMHQVVLAEQARKKGAKIIVIDVHKNRTAQWADWFLPLYPGTDAALALGIMHILFRDGMTDANFLKTYTVGHEELRKQAEEYTPEAVAAITGIPVEDIERLGKLYGEAAVSFIRIGNGLQHHDNGGMAVRSIACLPALTGQWLKKGGGATKGNGGYAGMNSRALERPDLRPNPRVRSINMNRIGEALEMTEQPIKGLFVYCSNPLVVAPDADRVRRGFAREDLFTVVHDLFLTDTAKYADIVLPATSTFENTDLYSSYWHHYIQLQEPVLQAPGECKSNVELFSLLGKALGFDEEAFGQSEEDMIREALDYPRNPYLNGVTLERLKAERHVKLDMTPKERYLDNLPTPSGKIELYSRALENAGLPPLPTYTPLVEGFDGIRRPDEGDKYPLMFISPPNHNFLNSTFSNIGKHQSLEKRPTLQIHPTDAAERGIAEGDEVKVYNDRGMIQIWAAVTDRMLPGIVISQGLWWEGKDRSQRSNVLTPDRLSDMGKGATFFSATVQVELR; from the coding sequence ATGGAGAAATTGGAGAACGGTGTATTTTCGGCGGTATGCCCGCTGGATTGTCCCGACACTTGCGGGCTTCTTGTGCATAAGAAAGATGGAAAAATTGTAAAAGTCGAAGGAAATCCCGAGCATCCGGATACGAGGGGGGCCATCTGCAATAAAGTCAGGAATATGGCGCAGCGCGTCCATCATCCCGATCGGCTGACAACCCCGCTTCGGCGCGTGGGACGCAAAGGGGAGGCCCTATTCGAACCGATCGGCTGGGATGAGGCGATTGCCGAGATTACCGGCAAATTCCGCAGCCTGTCAGAAGAATACGGGCCGGAGAGCATTCTGCCTTACAGCTTCTACGGCAATATGGGCGTTCTCAGTGTGGAGGGCATGGATCGCCGGTTCTTCAACGCGCTTGGAGCAAGCCGCCTGGAGCAGACGATCTGCAATGCCGCCGGAAGTGCGGGCTGGAAATATACAATGGGCTTCAACGGCGGGACAAGCCCGGAGGATACAGTGAACGCCGATCTGATCATCGTCTGGGGCGGAAATATCGTCAGCACTAATATGCATCAGGTTGTGCTGGCCGAGCAGGCCCGGAAGAAGGGCGCCAAGATCATCGTCATCGACGTTCATAAGAACCGCACGGCGCAGTGGGCCGACTGGTTCCTGCCGCTCTATCCGGGGACGGATGCGGCGCTGGCGCTCGGCATCATGCATATTTTGTTCCGCGACGGGATGACGGACGCGAATTTCCTCAAGACTTACACGGTGGGGCATGAAGAACTGCGGAAGCAGGCGGAAGAGTATACGCCGGAGGCCGTGGCGGCCATTACGGGCATCCCAGTTGAAGACATTGAACGGTTGGGTAAACTGTACGGAGAGGCGGCGGTGTCTTTTATCCGCATCGGCAACGGGCTTCAGCATCACGACAACGGAGGCATGGCGGTGCGCAGCATCGCCTGTCTGCCGGCGCTGACCGGACAGTGGCTGAAGAAGGGGGGAGGCGCGACCAAGGGCAACGGCGGGTATGCCGGGATGAATTCCCGGGCGCTGGAGCGTCCTGATCTTCGCCCGAACCCGCGGGTGCGCAGCATTAATATGAACCGGATCGGCGAAGCGCTGGAAATGACGGAGCAGCCGATCAAGGGGCTGTTCGTCTACTGCAGCAATCCGCTCGTCGTCGCGCCGGACGCGGACCGGGTGCGGCGCGGATTCGCGCGCGAAGACCTGTTCACGGTCGTGCATGATCTTTTTCTGACGGATACAGCCAAATACGCTGACATTGTGCTGCCCGCAACGTCGACTTTTGAGAATACCGATTTATACAGTTCTTACTGGCATCATTATATCCAGCTTCAGGAGCCGGTGTTACAAGCCCCGGGAGAGTGCAAGAGCAATGTCGAACTGTTCTCACTGCTGGGAAAGGCCCTGGGCTTTGACGAGGAAGCCTTCGGGCAAAGCGAGGAAGACATGATCCGCGAGGCGCTGGACTATCCGCGCAATCCGTATCTGAACGGAGTGACGCTGGAGCGGCTGAAGGCCGAGCGGCACGTCAAACTGGATATGACGCCTAAAGAACGGTATCTGGATAACCTGCCCACGCCATCCGGCAAAATTGAGCTGTACTCCCGGGCGCTCGAGAATGCGGGACTGCCGCCGCTGCCAACCTATACTCCGCTTGTCGAAGGCTTTGACGGCATCCGGCGTCCGGATGAAGGGGATAAATATCCGCTTATGTTCATATCGCCGCCGAACCATAATTTCCTCAATTCCACCTTCTCCAACATCGGGAAGCATCAAAGTCTGGAGAAGAGGCCCACGCTGCAAATTCATCCCACGGATGCGGCGGAGCGGGGAATTGCCGAAGGGGATGAGGTCAAAGTGTATAACGACCGCGGCATGATACAGATTTGGGCGGCGGTAACCGACCGGATGCTGCCCGGCATCGTCATCAGCCAGGGGCTATGGTGGGAAGGAAAAGACCGTTCGCAGCGAAGCAATGTGCTTACCCCGGACCGGCTGAGCGATATGGGGAAGGGAGCGACCTTTTTCTCCGCAACGGTCCAAGTTGAGCTGCGTTAA
- a CDS encoding GNAT family N-acetyltransferase, giving the protein MLHIDRETLFIRFSEFRDVRELIMLDHLIWTEDTAPAALSWRSSEDYLLHAPPGSQLVAVKGDTLCGYVGFGCPTGMKSNRHVYEIHIAVHPGWQRLGIGRSLIEAVKELAAARGIRKLRLRALSCNAAALAFYEQCGFDEEGRLREEFYLAGRYVDEVFMSCRLG; this is encoded by the coding sequence ATGCTTCACATAGACAGAGAGACACTGTTCATCCGGTTCTCGGAGTTTCGCGACGTTCGGGAGCTGATTATGCTGGATCATCTGATATGGACGGAGGATACGGCTCCTGCGGCCTTGTCATGGCGGTCGAGCGAGGACTATTTGCTGCATGCGCCTCCTGGTTCCCAGCTTGTGGCGGTGAAAGGGGACACGCTGTGCGGTTATGTCGGCTTCGGCTGCCCTACCGGAATGAAGAGCAACCGGCATGTCTATGAGATTCATATCGCTGTCCATCCAGGTTGGCAGCGACTCGGAATCGGCCGAAGCCTGATCGAAGCCGTTAAGGAGCTGGCGGCTGCGCGCGGCATCCGCAAGCTTCGGCTGCGCGCGCTGTCCTGCAACGCTGCGGCCCTGGCATTTTATGAGCAATGCGGGTTCGATGAAGAAGGGCGGTTGCGGGAGGAATTTTATCTTGCAGGCCGCTATGTGGACGAGGTATTTATGAGCTGCCGTCTCGGATAG
- a CDS encoding FAD-dependent oxidoreductase: protein MKVAVIGCTHAGTAAIVNTAQLYPEAEITVYERNDNISFLSCGIALYVGGVVKDPQGLFYSSPEKLAELGVKTKMRHEVVSVDTKNKTLRARDLSTGKEFDDTYDKLIVTTGSWPIMPKLEGIELDNIVLSKNFQHSNTIIEKAQHAKHIAVVGAGYIGVELVEAFQLNGKKVTLIDAETRILSKYLDPEFTNPIEQSLKDHGIELALGEKVSSFKGENGKVTTIVTDKGEYKADLVILCIGFRPNTELLKGQVDMLGNGAIIVNEYMRTSAPDVFAAGDSCAIHYNPTGKKAYIPLATNAVRMGTLVARNLVNNTIPYMGTQGTSGIKIYEDNIAGTGLTETAAKNEGIDAEAVMITDNYRPEFMPTFEAVQLKVVFERCTRRILGAQIMSKADLTQSINTISVCIQNGMTVDQLAFIDFFFQPHYNKPWNFLNTVGLQALPKTIESRQPVRV, encoded by the coding sequence ATGAAAGTAGCTGTTATCGGTTGTACCCACGCAGGAACCGCCGCGATTGTCAACACTGCCCAGCTGTATCCGGAGGCCGAGATTACCGTGTATGAGCGAAACGACAACATTTCGTTCTTGTCCTGCGGCATCGCTCTTTATGTCGGAGGCGTGGTGAAGGACCCGCAGGGGCTGTTCTATTCCTCCCCGGAGAAGCTGGCCGAGCTTGGAGTCAAGACCAAAATGCGCCATGAGGTAGTCTCCGTTGATACGAAGAACAAAACGCTGCGCGCCCGCGACCTAAGCACAGGCAAGGAATTCGACGACACCTACGACAAGCTGATTGTAACGACAGGGTCTTGGCCGATTATGCCGAAGCTTGAGGGAATTGAACTTGATAACATTGTGCTTTCGAAAAACTTCCAACATTCCAACACGATTATCGAAAAAGCGCAGCACGCTAAGCATATCGCAGTTGTTGGAGCAGGCTACATCGGCGTCGAACTGGTCGAGGCATTCCAGCTTAACGGTAAAAAGGTTACATTGATCGACGCCGAGACGCGCATTCTGAGCAAATATCTTGACCCCGAGTTTACGAATCCGATTGAACAGTCTCTAAAGGATCACGGCATTGAACTGGCGCTGGGCGAAAAGGTCAGCTCCTTCAAAGGCGAGAACGGTAAAGTCACGACCATCGTTACCGACAAAGGCGAATACAAAGCCGATCTGGTCATCCTCTGCATCGGTTTCCGTCCGAATACGGAACTGCTGAAGGGGCAGGTCGATATGCTCGGCAACGGAGCGATTATCGTGAACGAGTATATGCGTACCAGCGCGCCGGATGTGTTTGCAGCAGGAGACAGCTGCGCGATTCACTACAATCCAACTGGTAAAAAAGCCTATATCCCGCTGGCGACTAACGCCGTACGGATGGGTACGCTGGTTGCCCGCAATCTGGTGAACAACACAATTCCATATATGGGTACCCAGGGTACTTCGGGCATCAAAATTTACGAGGACAACATTGCCGGAACCGGCTTAACCGAAACCGCCGCAAAGAACGAGGGAATCGACGCCGAAGCAGTGATGATTACGGACAACTACCGTCCGGAATTCATGCCTACCTTCGAGGCGGTTCAGCTCAAGGTAGTCTTTGAGCGCTGCACACGCCGTATTCTGGGAGCGCAGATCATGTCCAAGGCGGATCTGACACAATCGATCAATACGATTTCGGTCTGCATTCAGAACGGCATGACGGTCGACCAGCTTGCCTTCATCGATTTCTTCTTCCAGCCGCATTACAACAAGCCATGGAACTTCTTGAACACCGTCGGCCTTCAGGCGCTGCCGAAGACTATAGAGAGCAGACAGCCGGTCAGAGTATAA
- a CDS encoding YjdF family protein, producing the protein MKLTVFFEDPFWVGIVEIEENGVVKAGRYVFGAEPTPQEIWEFVLYRLQEVTDGLSCGVAVPKPALRVSNPKRRAREAARESRGRGSGTLSQEAVRLELTKRKLDSSRMNKARKEELVESKREIARKKAKDKHRGR; encoded by the coding sequence ATGAAATTGACGGTATTTTTCGAGGATCCTTTTTGGGTCGGAATTGTTGAAATTGAAGAGAACGGAGTCGTCAAGGCCGGGCGGTACGTCTTTGGCGCGGAGCCAACGCCGCAGGAAATTTGGGAATTCGTTCTTTACCGGCTTCAAGAGGTAACGGATGGTCTATCCTGCGGAGTGGCCGTCCCCAAGCCGGCCCTGCGCGTCAGCAATCCGAAGCGGCGTGCGAGGGAAGCGGCCAGGGAGTCCCGAGGCCGGGGCAGCGGCACATTAAGCCAGGAAGCCGTCAGGCTGGAACTTACGAAGCGCAAGCTGGATTCATCCCGGATGAATAAAGCCCGCAAGGAAGAGCTTGTCGAAAGCAAACGCGAGATCGCCCGCAAGAAAGCGAAGGACAAGCATCGCGGTCGGTAA